In the Streptomyces fradiae ATCC 10745 = DSM 40063 genome, one interval contains:
- a CDS encoding hemolysin family protein — MDGYWLELALVAVLIVLNALFAGSEIALLSLRESQLRRLRGRNGSAGRLVRLADDPNRYLATIQIGITLAGFLASATAAVSLAEPIAPWLSFFGASAEAVAIALVTLVLTFVTLVVGELAPKRLAMQYALPWALLAATPLTVLSAAARPVVWALGRSTNAVVRLLGGDPRTGREPPTPEELKDMVVSHRGLSSQQRRIVSSALDIHERTLREALVPRRSVFTLPASVAAAQARAELAAAGHSRAPVVRSGHFDDVVGVVRLRDLTTVDDDTPVTEVVRPAVVFSDFTRVSEALRRFRTERQQFAIVVDEYGSVLGIVTIEDLLEEIVGEIYDETDRDVLAVRRQPDGSLLLPGSFPVHDLPDIGVDAEELAGEGHRFTTVAGLVLERLGAIPAAGERVAVGDWEVEVTEVRHHTVMAVRLRRRTDGGPGGGPGTGERDADGDGGGGGT; from the coding sequence ATGGACGGCTACTGGCTGGAGCTGGCACTCGTCGCCGTGCTGATCGTGCTGAACGCCCTCTTCGCGGGAAGCGAGATCGCACTGCTCTCGCTGCGGGAGAGCCAGCTCAGGCGGCTGCGCGGGCGCAACGGCTCGGCGGGCCGGCTGGTGCGGCTGGCCGACGACCCGAACCGGTACCTGGCGACGATCCAGATCGGCATCACGCTCGCCGGGTTCCTGGCGTCGGCGACGGCGGCCGTGTCGCTGGCGGAGCCGATCGCGCCCTGGCTGTCGTTCTTCGGGGCCTCGGCGGAGGCGGTGGCGATCGCCCTGGTGACGCTGGTCCTGACGTTCGTGACGCTGGTGGTGGGGGAGCTGGCGCCGAAGCGGCTGGCGATGCAGTACGCCCTGCCGTGGGCGCTGCTGGCGGCCACCCCCCTCACGGTCCTGTCCGCAGCGGCGCGCCCGGTGGTGTGGGCCCTGGGCCGGTCGACGAACGCGGTGGTGCGGCTCCTCGGCGGCGATCCGCGCACCGGCCGGGAGCCCCCGACGCCGGAGGAGCTGAAGGACATGGTGGTCAGCCATCGCGGGCTGTCGTCCCAGCAGCGCAGGATCGTGTCGAGCGCGCTGGACATCCACGAGCGGACCCTGCGCGAGGCGCTGGTGCCGCGCCGGTCGGTCTTCACCCTGCCCGCCTCGGTGGCGGCGGCCCAGGCGCGGGCCGAACTCGCCGCGGCCGGCCACTCCCGCGCGCCGGTGGTGCGGTCGGGCCACTTCGACGACGTGGTCGGTGTGGTGCGGCTGCGCGACCTGACGACCGTCGACGACGACACGCCCGTGACGGAGGTGGTCCGGCCGGCCGTGGTGTTCTCCGACTTCACCAGGGTGTCGGAGGCGCTGCGCCGGTTCCGCACGGAGCGGCAGCAGTTCGCCATCGTCGTGGACGAGTACGGCTCGGTCCTGGGGATCGTGACCATCGAGGACCTGCTGGAGGAGATCGTCGGGGAGATCTACGACGAGACGGACCGGGACGTGCTGGCCGTGCGGCGGCAGCCCGACGGCTCCCTGCTGCTGCCGGGGAGCTTCCCCGTCCACGACCTGCCGGACATCGGCGTCGACGCGGAGGAGCTGGCGGGGGAGGGGCACCGGTTCACGACGGTCGCCGGCCTCGTCCTGGAGCGGCTCGGGGCGATCCCCGCGGCCGGGGAGCGCGTGGCGGTGGGCGACTGGGAGGTGGAGGTCACCGAGGTCCGCCACCACACCGTCATGGCCGTGCGCCTGCGCCGCCGTACGGACGGAGGGCCCGGCGGCGGGCCCGGCACGGGAGAGCGGGACGCCGACGGGGACGGCGGTGGGGGCGGTACGTGA
- a CDS encoding GNAT family N-acetyltransferase: protein MRDRVEAPGGLVLRRWRAGDARAVASAFADPLMRGQSAEPVDCVPAAERWTAAREDRWAAGSAYSFAVVDGADAVLGQVCVGPVDRRHGTGWVSYWTTAAARGRGVASHACRALARWAFDDAGLFRLELGHRVNNPASCRVARAAGFAVEGRQRQKLAYEGVRYDVELHARLATDPEPAAR from the coding sequence GTGCGCGATCGTGTGGAGGCCCCCGGCGGCCTGGTGCTCAGGAGATGGCGGGCCGGGGACGCCCGCGCGGTGGCGTCCGCGTTCGCCGACCCGCTGATGCGGGGCCAGTCCGCGGAGCCGGTGGACTGTGTCCCGGCCGCCGAGCGGTGGACGGCGGCACGGGAGGACCGGTGGGCCGCGGGCTCCGCGTACTCCTTCGCCGTCGTCGACGGCGCGGACGCCGTGCTGGGCCAGGTGTGCGTGGGTCCGGTGGACCGGCGCCACGGCACCGGATGGGTGTCCTACTGGACGACGGCGGCGGCCCGCGGCCGTGGCGTGGCGTCACACGCCTGTCGCGCCCTGGCCCGCTGGGCCTTCGACGACGCGGGCCTCTTCCGGCTGGAGCTGGGGCACCGGGTGAACAACCCGGCGTCGTGCCGGGTGGCACGCGCGGCCGGCTTCGCGGTGGAGGGGCGGCAGCGGCAGAAGCTCGCGTACGAGGGTGTCCGCTACGACGTGGAGCTGCATGCCCGCCTGGCGACGGACCCGGAGCCCGCGGCCCGGTAG
- a CDS encoding GlsB/YeaQ/YmgE family stress response membrane protein: MEISGLISAIVIGAVVGALGRLALPGRQDIGWLWTIGVGIAAALVGTAVATALGVADTKGVDWIEWALQIGLAAAGVTALERLRSRS; this comes from the coding sequence GTGGAGATCTCCGGCCTGATCAGCGCCATCGTCATCGGCGCCGTCGTCGGCGCCCTGGGCCGGCTCGCCCTGCCGGGACGGCAGGACATCGGCTGGCTGTGGACCATCGGCGTCGGTATCGCCGCCGCCCTCGTCGGCACCGCCGTCGCCACCGCGCTGGGCGTCGCCGACACCAAGGGCGTCGACTGGATCGAGTGGGCCCTCCAGATCGGCCTCGCCGCCGCCGGCGTCACCGCACTGGAGCGCCTGCGGTCCCGCTCCTGA
- a CDS encoding tellurite resistance TerB family protein — MALWDRLKESASTMQTQLMAKKNELTNGAFRDASMAMCALVAAADGTIDPAERQRVAQLIATNDVLRNFAADDLQRRFEANLDKLTADFAFGKVSVMQEIAKARKKPAEARAVIQIGIVIGGADGDFDKTEQAVVREACYTLDLPPHEFDL; from the coding sequence ATGGCCCTGTGGGACCGCCTCAAGGAGTCCGCGTCGACGATGCAGACCCAGCTCATGGCGAAGAAGAACGAGCTCACCAACGGCGCCTTCCGCGACGCCTCCATGGCGATGTGCGCGCTCGTGGCGGCGGCGGACGGCACCATCGACCCCGCCGAGCGCCAGCGCGTCGCCCAGCTCATCGCCACCAACGACGTCCTGCGCAACTTCGCCGCCGACGACCTCCAGCGCCGCTTCGAGGCCAACCTCGACAAGCTGACCGCCGACTTCGCCTTCGGCAAGGTCAGCGTCATGCAGGAGATCGCCAAGGCCAGGAAGAAGCCGGCCGAGGCCCGCGCCGTCATCCAGATCGGCATCGTCATCGGCGGCGCCGACGGCGACTTCGACAAGACGGAGCAGGCCGTGGTCCGCGAGGCCTGCTACACCCTGGACCTGCCGCCGCACGAGTTCGACCTGTGA
- a CDS encoding sporulation protein gives MVFKRLLGSIGIGGPSVDTVLAPGAVRPGGVLTGEVRLEGGKADFDIEHITLELVARAEAEHDGGEAEGLVAFERFTVAGGFRLAEGERRAVPFSVHLPWETPVTELHGQGLGIVLGVRTELGVAGAKDKGDMDPLAVGPLPVQEAVLEAFGQLGFGFRSADLEYGHIRGTGQQLPFYQEIEMTPAPRYAHQVSEIEVTFLANPAGMEVVVEADKRGGFLSGGHDVLNRFTVSHEDVGRTDWNALVESWVRSLADRHGAPAAYGAPYGQGDAYGHGDAYGHGAPYGHKGDHHGHHGHDEHGHRSGPGMGTAIAAGAAGLAVGVAGGLVAAEVVDEVGDFFEGDDEGDEG, from the coding sequence ATGGTGTTCAAGCGACTGCTCGGGTCGATCGGCATCGGCGGCCCCTCGGTGGACACGGTCCTCGCACCCGGAGCGGTCCGGCCGGGCGGCGTCCTCACCGGCGAGGTCCGCCTGGAGGGCGGCAAGGCCGACTTCGACATCGAGCACATCACCCTGGAGCTCGTCGCCCGCGCCGAGGCCGAGCACGACGGCGGGGAGGCCGAGGGTCTCGTCGCCTTCGAGCGCTTCACCGTCGCCGGCGGCTTCCGCCTCGCCGAGGGCGAGCGGCGCGCCGTCCCGTTCAGCGTGCACCTGCCCTGGGAGACCCCGGTCACGGAGCTGCACGGGCAGGGCCTCGGCATCGTCCTGGGCGTGCGCACCGAGCTCGGGGTGGCCGGGGCGAAGGACAAGGGCGACATGGACCCGCTGGCCGTGGGGCCGCTCCCGGTGCAGGAGGCGGTCCTGGAGGCGTTCGGGCAGCTCGGCTTCGGCTTCAGGTCGGCGGACCTGGAGTACGGGCACATCCGCGGCACCGGCCAGCAGCTGCCGTTCTACCAGGAGATCGAGATGACCCCGGCGCCGCGGTACGCGCACCAGGTCAGCGAGATCGAGGTCACCTTCCTGGCCAACCCGGCCGGCATGGAGGTCGTCGTGGAGGCCGACAAGCGCGGCGGCTTCCTCTCCGGCGGCCACGACGTGCTGAACCGCTTCACGGTCAGCCACGAGGACGTCGGGCGGACCGACTGGAACGCCCTGGTGGAGTCCTGGGTGCGCTCCCTCGCCGACCGCCACGGCGCCCCCGCCGCGTACGGCGCCCCGTACGGGCAGGGTGACGCGTACGGGCACGGTGACGCGTACGGGCACGGCGCCCCGTACGGGCACAAGGGCGACCACCACGGGCACCACGGCCACGACGAGCACGGCCACCGGTCCGGTCCCGGCATGGGGACCGCCATCGCCGCCGGCGCCGCGGGCCTCGCGGTCGGCGTGGCGGGCGGCCTGGTCGCCGCGGAGGTCGTCGACGAGGTCGGCGACTTCTTCGAGGGCGACGACGAGGGCGACGAGGGCTGA
- a CDS encoding hemolysin family protein, translating to MTAAVLGLLAVLVLTAGTGYFVAQEFAYVAADRLALAREAEAGDRRAARALRVLERLSFMLSGAQLGITVTGLVVGFLAEPSVSVLLEPVLDGVGLAGGAATAVSVVLAFTIATVLQMVVGELAPKNLALAVPERLAKSLGASTLLYLKIVGPIVHVFDSAANRLLRRIGIEPVEELHHGATLEELSHLIGESHEQGQLPADTAVLLDHALEFSERTLDEVMVPRVDAVFVRRDASLAEAAEVIAAHGHSSYPVLGDHPDDVLGVVGVWELMRLPEADLATVTAGEAARRPLLLPDTLPLPDAVERMRERDDEFAVVLDEHGGVAGIVTYEDIAEELVGDIADETDTVVRLAVADGAGWIVDAGRRLDEVEQATGIALPEEEDYDTVAGLVIDRLGRFPAVGDRLDVEGVAIEVLSLDRHVPERVRIERSAAEEAQA from the coding sequence GTGACCGCCGCCGTGCTCGGCCTGCTGGCCGTGCTCGTCCTGACGGCGGGCACCGGCTACTTCGTCGCGCAGGAGTTCGCGTACGTCGCCGCCGACCGGCTGGCGCTCGCCCGCGAGGCGGAGGCGGGCGACAGGCGCGCGGCCCGCGCGCTGCGGGTGCTGGAGCGGCTGTCGTTCATGCTGTCCGGCGCGCAGCTCGGCATCACCGTCACGGGCCTGGTGGTCGGCTTCCTGGCCGAGCCGTCGGTGTCGGTGCTGCTGGAGCCGGTGCTGGACGGCGTCGGACTGGCCGGCGGCGCGGCCACGGCGGTCTCGGTCGTCCTGGCCTTCACGATCGCCACGGTCCTGCAGATGGTCGTCGGGGAGCTGGCGCCGAAGAACCTGGCGCTCGCGGTGCCGGAGCGGCTGGCGAAGTCCCTGGGCGCCTCCACACTCCTCTACCTGAAGATCGTCGGGCCGATCGTGCACGTCTTCGACAGCGCCGCCAACAGGCTGCTGCGCCGGATCGGCATCGAGCCGGTGGAGGAGCTGCACCACGGCGCCACGCTGGAGGAGCTGAGCCACCTGATCGGGGAGTCGCACGAGCAGGGGCAGCTGCCCGCGGACACCGCCGTACTCCTCGACCACGCCCTGGAGTTCTCCGAGCGGACGCTGGACGAGGTGATGGTGCCGCGGGTGGACGCGGTGTTCGTCCGCCGGGACGCCTCACTGGCGGAGGCCGCCGAGGTGATCGCCGCACACGGCCACTCCAGCTATCCGGTGCTCGGCGACCACCCGGACGACGTCCTGGGCGTCGTCGGCGTGTGGGAGCTGATGCGGCTCCCCGAAGCCGACCTGGCGACCGTGACGGCGGGCGAGGCGGCCCGGCGGCCCCTGCTGCTGCCGGACACCCTTCCGCTGCCGGACGCGGTGGAGCGGATGCGGGAGCGGGACGACGAGTTCGCCGTCGTCCTGGACGAGCACGGGGGCGTCGCGGGCATCGTCACGTACGAGGACATCGCCGAGGAGCTGGTCGGCGACATCGCCGACGAGACCGACACCGTGGTGCGGCTCGCCGTCGCCGACGGGGCCGGCTGGATCGTCGACGCGGGGCGCCGCCTGGACGAGGTCGAGCAGGCCACGGGCATCGCCCTGCCCGAGGAGGAGGACTACGACACCGTGGCCGGCCTGGTCATCGACCGGCTGGGGCGGTTCCCCGCCGTCGGTGACCGGCTCGACGTGGAGGGCGTCGCCATCGAGGTCCTGAGCCTGGACCGGCACGTGCCGGAACGGGTCCGTATCGAGCGCTCCGCGGCCGAGGAGGCCCAGGCATGA
- a CDS encoding hemolysin family protein: MSFPMALFVTVVLLAASGFFVAAEFALVAARRHRVEKAAAEGRRGAKAALAGMRELSLMLAGAQLGITVCTLGLGSLSKPAISHQVDPLLVKLGLPAGLSYGIAFAFAMAVVVFLHMVVGEMAPKSWAIAHPERSAMLLSPPFRATVTVVRPLLLVLNRVSNALVRLCRVQPRDELTAVHNREQLAHLVAESERLGLINATDSELITRSLTEPQTPVADLMVPAARIVTVPAGAGIDTILSTATAAGRARLLVTEGRAADAPAPDAPAPDGRAGNGPAVLGSVHARDALVARARGRTATARQLARPVPELKGADSLAHAVEQLRRHRASLAVVRDADGRLTGLVSLDDLLARLLGSRAA; this comes from the coding sequence ATGAGCTTCCCCATGGCACTCTTCGTCACCGTCGTGCTCCTGGCCGCCAGCGGGTTCTTCGTGGCCGCCGAGTTCGCCCTCGTCGCCGCCAGGCGCCACCGCGTGGAGAAGGCCGCGGCGGAGGGGCGGCGCGGCGCGAAGGCCGCCCTCGCCGGGATGCGCGAGCTGTCCCTGATGCTCGCCGGCGCGCAGCTGGGCATCACCGTCTGCACGCTGGGCCTCGGGTCCCTCTCGAAGCCCGCCATCTCCCACCAGGTCGACCCCCTGCTGGTGAAGCTCGGCCTGCCCGCCGGGCTCAGCTATGGCATCGCCTTCGCCTTCGCCATGGCCGTCGTGGTCTTCCTGCACATGGTCGTCGGCGAGATGGCCCCCAAGTCGTGGGCGATCGCCCACCCCGAGCGCTCCGCGATGCTCCTCAGCCCGCCCTTCCGGGCCACGGTCACCGTCGTACGGCCGCTGCTCCTGGTCCTCAACCGGGTCAGCAACGCGCTGGTCAGGCTCTGCCGCGTCCAGCCGCGCGACGAGCTGACGGCGGTCCACAACCGCGAGCAGCTGGCCCACCTGGTCGCCGAGTCGGAGCGGCTCGGGCTGATCAACGCGACCGACTCGGAGCTGATCACCCGCTCCCTGACCGAGCCGCAGACCCCGGTGGCCGACCTGATGGTCCCCGCCGCCCGGATCGTGACCGTCCCCGCCGGCGCGGGCATCGACACGATCCTGTCGACCGCGACCGCCGCGGGCCGGGCACGCCTCCTCGTCACGGAGGGACGGGCCGCGGACGCCCCGGCCCCGGACGCCCCGGCCCCGGACGGGCGGGCCGGGAACGGGCCGGCCGTCCTCGGCTCGGTGCACGCCCGCGACGCCCTCGTGGCGCGCGCCCGCGGAAGGACCGCCACGGCGCGGCAGCTGGCCCGGCCCGTACCGGAGCTGAAGGGCGCCGACAGCCTCGCCCACGCCGTCGAGCAGCTGCGCAGGCACCGCGCGTCCCTCGCCGTCGTCCGCGACGCCGACGGCCGGCTGACCGGACTGGTCAGCCTGGACGACCTGCTGGCCCGCCTCCTGGGCTCACGGGCCGCGTAG
- a CDS encoding antitoxin produces the protein MFDSLRNLAGLTDPQRLKDLGDKAEDLAATHGEAIAQGLQKAGDLVDARTDGRYTDRIEAGVDRARSLVERLGERKSAD, from the coding sequence GTGTTCGACAGCCTCAGGAACCTGGCGGGCCTGACGGACCCGCAGAGACTCAAGGACCTCGGGGACAAGGCGGAGGACCTCGCCGCGACCCACGGGGAGGCGATCGCCCAGGGCCTGCAGAAGGCCGGCGACCTCGTCGACGCGAGGACCGACGGCAGGTACACCGACCGGATCGAGGCCGGGGTGGACAGGGCCCGGAGCCTGGTAGAGCGCCTCGGCGAGCGGAAGTCGGCGGACTGA
- a CDS encoding TerD family protein — protein sequence MTKGQQISLEKTGGGALSVVRMGLGWQAAPRKGLLARLTGPAEVDLDASAVLFAGREPVDVVFFQHLVSEDGAVRHTGDNLVGGAGQGGDDEAILVDLARLPAHVDQIVFTVNSFTGQTFADVRNAFCRLIDETDGQELARYTLSGGGAYTAQIMAKVHRAGGNWHMSAIGEPAQGRTFQDLLPAVAAHL from the coding sequence CTGACCAAGGGCCAGCAGATCAGCCTGGAGAAGACGGGCGGCGGCGCGCTCAGCGTCGTCCGGATGGGGCTCGGCTGGCAGGCCGCCCCCAGGAAGGGCCTCCTGGCGCGGCTGACCGGGCCGGCCGAGGTCGACCTCGACGCCTCCGCCGTGCTGTTCGCCGGACGGGAGCCGGTGGACGTCGTCTTCTTCCAGCACCTGGTCAGCGAGGACGGGGCCGTCCGTCACACCGGCGACAACCTGGTGGGCGGCGCCGGCCAGGGCGGTGACGACGAGGCGATCCTGGTGGACCTCGCGCGCCTGCCCGCACACGTGGACCAGATCGTGTTCACGGTCAACTCGTTCACCGGCCAGACCTTCGCCGACGTGCGGAACGCCTTCTGCCGCCTCATCGACGAGACCGACGGACAGGAACTGGCCCGCTACACCCTCTCGGGCGGCGGCGCCTACACCGCCCAGATCATGGCGAAGGTGCACCGGGCCGGTGGGAACTGGCACATGTCCGCCATCGGGGAGCCGGCCCAGGGCCGTACGTTCCAGGACCTGCTGCCGGCCGTCGCCGCCCATCTGTGA
- a CDS encoding TerD family protein: MGVSLAKGGNVSLSKEAPGLTAVVVGLGWDVRTTSGTDFDLDASALLLDDSGKVPSDRHFVFYNNLTSPDGSVEHTGDNLTGEGEGDDETVKVDLAAVPAEVTRIVFPVSIHDADNRGQSFGQVRNAFIRVVNQAGGAELARYDLSEDAATETAMVFGELYRHGAEWKFRAVGQGYASGLAGIAADFGVNV, encoded by the coding sequence ATGGGTGTGAGCCTCGCCAAGGGCGGCAACGTCTCGCTGAGCAAGGAGGCCCCCGGCCTGACGGCCGTGGTGGTCGGGCTCGGCTGGGACGTCCGCACCACCTCCGGCACCGACTTCGACCTCGACGCCAGCGCCCTGCTGCTGGACGACTCCGGCAAGGTCCCCTCCGACCGGCACTTCGTCTTCTACAACAACCTCACCAGCCCCGACGGCTCCGTCGAGCACACCGGCGACAACCTCACCGGAGAGGGCGAGGGCGACGACGAGACCGTCAAGGTGGACCTCGCCGCCGTGCCCGCCGAGGTCACCCGGATCGTCTTCCCCGTCTCCATCCACGACGCCGACAACCGCGGCCAGAGCTTCGGCCAGGTCCGCAACGCCTTCATCCGCGTCGTCAACCAGGCGGGCGGGGCCGAACTGGCCCGCTACGACCTCAGCGAGGACGCCGCCACCGAGACCGCCATGGTCTTCGGCGAGCTGTACCGGCACGGCGCCGAGTGGAAGTTCCGGGCCGTCGGCCAGGGGTACGCCTCCGGACTGGCCGGCATCGCGGCCGACTTCGGCGTCAACGTCTGA
- a CDS encoding restriction endonuclease — MAAARKRRGAAARKRRERRLRGGLVAGGVCVVLLVAFWDVVWPYLVGGLVLGGAAAGGWWLWRTDRLLRGGDRRWRREEAVRAGHRTLAEVDTMTGTEFEDFVVDLCRRDGCTEARRVGGSHDNGADVRGVLPDGRSMVIQCKRYTPRSRIPSREVRDLLGAKAHFKADVAIFVATTYFSGPAERFATENDILAVHRDHLGLWNNGASLLSLAAVNGLGQGDRRHRARWKRTYD; from the coding sequence ATGGCGGCGGCACGGAAGAGGCGGGGAGCGGCGGCCCGGAAACGGCGGGAACGACGGCTTCGGGGCGGCCTCGTCGCCGGGGGTGTGTGCGTCGTCCTCCTGGTGGCCTTCTGGGACGTGGTCTGGCCCTACCTCGTCGGCGGCCTCGTCCTGGGCGGGGCCGCCGCCGGCGGGTGGTGGCTGTGGCGCACCGACCGGCTTCTCAGGGGCGGCGACCGGCGGTGGCGCCGGGAGGAGGCCGTGAGGGCGGGACACCGGACGCTGGCCGAGGTCGACACGATGACGGGGACGGAGTTCGAGGACTTCGTCGTGGACCTGTGCCGGCGGGACGGCTGCACCGAGGCCCGCAGGGTCGGCGGCTCGCACGACAACGGTGCCGATGTGCGCGGTGTCCTCCCCGACGGCCGCAGCATGGTGATCCAGTGCAAGCGGTACACGCCGAGGAGCAGGATCCCCAGCCGTGAGGTGCGCGATCTGCTGGGCGCGAAGGCGCACTTCAAGGCCGACGTGGCGATCTTCGTGGCCACGACGTACTTCAGCGGCCCGGCCGAGCGGTTCGCCACGGAGAACGACATCCTCGCCGTCCACCGCGACCACCTCGGCCTGTGGAACAACGGGGCGTCGCTGCTGTCGCTCGCGGCGGTGAACGGCCTGGGCCAGGGCGACCGCAGGCACCGCGCGCGCTGGAAGCGGACGTACGACTAG